The DNA window TGTTCCCGAAAGAAGGAATGGGGCGCCAGGGGGCGCCCCATCAGATCCCCCTTATCCCGGTGTCTCTCTTGACCTCCTGCCTGTCTCTTCGCAGGGGTCTTTCCTATGCTACCCTGGCACAGTGCGATTCCCTGGTAAGGCCGCTGGCACAGGCCCCGGTGGTGTGATCTCTCTCACGGGGAGAGGTCAGTTTCAGCCGGCCGGGCCCGCCGGAGCCAGGGTAAGCACCCGCTCCGCGTCAGCCTGCACGGGATAAGACTCCTTCACCGGGCCTGTGACCCAAACCCGAACTGGCCCACCGCGGCAGATGGCCCCGGTTTCCAGCTGGGAGCCCTTCTCATCAACTATCACTGTCTCACCCGTCACCGTGAGCCAGGCTGCGTTGAGCCCCTTCTTGGACCACTCGTCATAGGGTATCCCCGGGTCCTCCAGCCCCTCCACGACCAGGAACCTGTCACCCTCAACCGAGTGGACGAGGCCCTCAATGTAGGCGGGGCTAGGAGGGACTTCTGCCAGCGTACAGCCTGAGGCCGCCAGCGAAAGCACAAAGACCATGATAGCCAGGATCTTCATCTCGCATTACCTCCCATCCCCATAGACGAAATAGCGCCGCCAGGAGTTCTCCCCCAAAGCCTCGGGCGTCCCGGTCCGGGATCCTTCGTGAGCACAGGCTGCACCCGTGACGCATCGTTGCACCCGGCTCTATCACCCTTAACTACCAGGGGTCAAAGAAGGACCAATGGTGGTCGCGATAGAAGAGAGACAACACTCCTCGTGTAGTTGCCGGCAGGGGGTGTTCACGTTGGGTATCACGGTCAATGAGGCCCTGGAGATCGGAGGGCTAAGGAAAGGCGAAGTGATAGCGGGCCGGGATGGCCTGGACAATGTGATCCAGCATGTCAGTGTCATCGAAGTGCCCGATGCCTTCCGGTGGTTCAGGGGTTACGAACTGTGGCTGACAGCCTTCTTCAACCTCAAGGACAACATACAGGCCCAAGTCCAGATGATTGAGGAAATCTGGAAGCGCAAGTCCGCTGGCCTTGTCATCTGCTATCCGGATACCTACATGAGGGGTATTTCCACAGACCTGGTTGACAAGGCGGACAGCCTTAAGATCCCGGTAATCCTCGTTCCTGAGGACGTCGCCTACATAGATGTCATCTCTCCACTGCTCGAGGAGATCCTGGCCAGGGAAACCAAGAAGATCAGGTATGCCTTTTCCGTCCACGAGCGACTCACCAACATAGTCTTCGACAGGGGCAAGGCCGGAAACATGAAGAAGGTCGCCAGGGAGCTGTCCTTGATCCTGGATAAACCCGTGGTTTTAACGGACCACAGGAACAATGTGGTTACGAGTCACTCACGAAACCCCAAGGGGGCCGCCTTGGGAGATCCTTCTTCTATCCTAGACCTTCTGGCAATGCACGAACAAGACCTCCAGAACGGGAGGACCCTTTACATTGAGAACTCGTTACGGCTCATGCTGCGCCCCATCGTGTTCGGCCACAGGTTCTATGGAACGGTGGTGGTGCTCGATGTGGACGGGGTTGGCAAGCTGGAGGAGATAGCCATTGATCAAGCCAGGATCGCCTTCGCGGCTGGCCTGATGAACAGGATCGCCATGGAGGAGTCGGAGAACCAGCGAAGGACCGACTTCCTCAACGATCTGCTCAGAGGGCGCTTCAAGACAGACGAGAGCCTCCTGGTCACCGCCCAGCAGTTTTCCTGGGACATGCAGGGGAAGAGGATCGCCTTGTACGCCAATCTCGACACCAGTGCCAAGGCCCGGCCCCAAATAGGGGACCTGGCGCGAGCCAGGGTCTCAGAGACCGTATGGCAGGACAACCCCTCCAACATTTGTGTATTCGGAAACACAAGCATATCCGTGTTCCTGGAGGGACATGAGCCCTATCGCCAGATCAAGGACAGGGCAAAGGTTCTTGGGAAGGCACTAGTAAGTGTTATCCGGGTTCACGAAGGCGTGGACGCGGTAGTGGGGATAGGCTCTTACGCCGGCAGGCCCCTTGATCTCAAGACCAGTTACGAAAAGGCAAGAAGAACGGCGTTGATCTCCAAAGAATTGATGGGTTTCGGCAAGGCGGTCAGCATTGACGATGTGGCTTTCTACTACTACCTGGATGAGATGGCTGCGGGGGAAGAAATCAGGAACTACATTGTCTCCCAGGTACAACAGCTGAAGGAACACGATAAATGCAAGGGAACGGACCTGTATCGTACCTTCGAGATGCTCCTGAACGACGAACCCGTCGCTGAAATAGCCTCCAGGCTTTGCATTCACAGAAACACCATCAACTACCGGAAGGACAGGATAAAGAACATCCTGGGCATAGACCCGTTCCAGGAACCCTTTAAGACCAACTACAGAATGGTTCTGTCACTCTATAGCCTGCTGAACCGGTATTGAAGTCGCGTTTGTGCAAGCGCCTAATCCCAGGAGCGATTCTCTTGTCTTCCTCACAGGGGAGTTGCAGGTATTAGAGTCTAACCCCGTAAGAAGGGGAATTTTCTTTTTCGCGGGAGGGATTCACATGCCGGTCAGACAGGATCTTGAACTAGCCAGTGCGGCCTACAAGATAGTGCGGGAAATGGTGAAGGTGAAGCCAGGGGAAAGCGTCTTGGTCACCATCGACTCCGTTAACGACTGGCGGGTTGCCGAGGAGACGGCCAAGGCGGCCGAGGCTGTAGGTGCCAAGGTTATGGTCGCGTGGCATTCCACGCCTGATGGCTACGGGAAGGTCGCCGATCCCAGGCTCCCGGAGGGTCTCAAGGCAGCCATACCTGCCACAGACGCCTGGATTGAGTTCAACAACCAGTGGCTTCTATACTCATCCCCCTGGGAGATTGCCATGGCTAACGGCAGGACCAGGAACCTCTTCCTCGGGGGCCTGGATGTGGACAGGGTTGTCCGGTGCATAGGGAAGGTAGAGATGAGGGCTCAGACAGCTTTTCAGAACAGGATCGTAGAGATGACCCGGAGCGCCAAGTCCATGAGAATTACCAATCCTGCCGGGACGGACATCAGGTTCCAGAACGATGGGAACCGGCCCATCACCAATGAGCTTACAGCGGAAACCCCCGGACCTCACTTTCTCATAGGCCAGATAGGGTGGGCACCAGTGGAGCCTACCATCAACGGCCAGATCGTGTTCGACGGTTCCTTCTCGGGCGGGGGAGAGGCGGACCTGGGCATCCTGGCGAATCCCATCACCTTGCTGGTCGAAGAGGGCAGAATTGTAGAGATAAATGGGAAGGACGAGGCCAAGACCCTCAGGGCCTGGCTGGATAGGCTGAACGACCCCAGGATGCTCAACATAGCCCATGTGTGTTACGGCTTCAACCCCGGCGCCAAGCTGACGGGCCTCTGCACAGAGGATGAGAGGGTTTGGGGAAGCACCGAGTGGGGCTTAGGCTACCAGGGGCCCATGTTCGAGGGAGGCTTTGGTGAGGCTGCTTCGCACGCCGATGGAATATGTCTCAACTCCTCTGTGTGGCTGGATGGGGGGATCATCATGGATGAGGGTAAGCTCGTGCACCCGGAACTGGCTGAACTAGCCAAGGCCTGCGGGAGGTAATCCCTGTGGAGAAGGACTTGCTGGAAACGGCCCGTACCGTAGTGACAACCTGCCTTGACGTGCGCCCCGGTGAGCACGTGATGGTAATCACGGACAGCAAAACCGAGGATATTGGGCAATCCCTGTGGCTTTCGGTTCAGGAGATCACGGACAAGGCCGTCCTGTGCCATATCATGCCGGGGCGGATCCACGGGGAGGAACCCCCAGCCCACATCGGGGCGGCCCTGGAGGCTTCCGGCGTGGCAATCATGGCGACCAGCAAGTCCCTTTCCCACACTGAGGCGAGGAAGAGAGCCTGCTCCAAAGGAGCCAGGATTGTCTCCTTGCCTGGCATACTCAAGGACTCCTTTCTCAGGATCTCAGGGGTGGACTACCTGGCAATGGCCGAGTTCACCGCTCGTGTAGGCTCTATCCTGGATGCCGGGCATACCGCAAGGATTATAGGGGAACAAGGAGAGGTCCTCTCCATGGGCATAGGGGGCAGGAGATCCGTTCTTGATACCGGGATCTACCACGGGCCGGGGGATTTCGGAAACCTTCCTGCGGGAGAGGCCTACCTTGCCCCTGTTGAGGGAAGCGCCAATGGCATCATCACAGTAGACGGTAGTATTGCAGGGGTTGGGCTCCTGGAGACACCGGTGCAACTGGAGGTACGTGACGGGATGGTCAAGAGCATTCAAGGGGGTGAAGCCGCGGCGAGACTGGAGGAGTTACTTGGTCCAGTGGGACAACTGGGAAAGAACCTGGCTGAACTGGGCGTGGGAACGAACAGTGCCGCCATGCTCACGGGATTGGCCTTGGAGGATGAGAAGGTGGCAGGTACCATCCACGTTGCGCTGGGGGCGAATGCCACCTTCGGCGGGAGGATTCAGGTTCCAATCCACCTGGATCTCGTAGTCAGGAGGCCAACGCTTCTTATCGACGAGAAGCCGCTGCTGGACAGGGGGCGGCTCATGGAATAGGGTCGCGAGAGCCGCAGGGGGCCACTGGCCCGGTCTACACCAAACTCTTTGTTGGAGGGAGTGAGTGATATGGCAACTCAGGAACTCAAGAGCCAGATGGTTGACATCCACGGCGACCATGCCGTCACACCGGTAACGCCTGGGGAAAGAAGGAGTACCCTCGACGTGGCGCTGGTAGCAGCAGGCTTCTGCATATGCATGTCGGGATTGTTCACCGGGGCCGCCATGGCTGCGGGGTTGGACGTAAGGCAGGCTGTCTTCGCCACCATCATCGGCAATCTTATCTTGGCGGTGTACGGGGGGCTGGTGGGAGCCGCGGGCGCCAGGGAGGGAGTGGGCACCGCCATGCTCTCCAGGCACTCGTTCGGGCGGAAGGGCTCCATGGTGATCGGGGCTGTTCTTGCCATCACGATGCTAGGCTGGTACTCCGTGCAGGTCGGGTTCTTCGGGATGACCATCAATGCCATGTTCTCCAACGGGGGCTTCATCACTGCGCCAAAGGTTGCAGCCCTCTGGGGAGGCATTCTCATGATGATCACGGCTTACTACGGGTATAAAGGGCTGAGTGCTCTAAGCAAGTTAGCCATACCCGCCATCCTCGTAACCGCGATAATCGGCATAATCGCCGCAGTCAGGGCATCAGGCGGCTGGTCCCCTCTTTTCGCTTTCATTCCTCCTTCGCCAATGTCTTTGAGTGCGGGTGTTGTTCTAGCTGTGGGTTCCTTCGCTGCAGGGGCATCGGCACAGGCTGATATAACCCGTTACGCCAAGTCTTCTTCGGCTGCCTGGATTGCCACGATATGCGGTTTCGTGGTGGCAAACACCTTTGTCATAGTCGCGGGCACTATAACCAGCCTCGCCACGGGCTCAGGGGACCTGCCCTCAGCCATGCTGGCCTTGGGCCTCGGGTTCCCGGCACTGGTCGTCTTGATAGCCGGGCAGTGGACAACCAATGACAACAACCTGTACACCTCGTCACTGGGCCTGTCCAACATATTCAAGGCGAAGAAATCCAGGATCGTTCTGCTCTGCGGCACCATAGCCACCCTCATTGGTGTGGCCGGGCTGGCCGATTACTTCGTGTCCTGGCTGATCCTCCTGGGAGTGACCATTCCGCCCATGGCAGGAATAATCATCGTTGACTACTGGGTGGTCAAGAAGGGGGCCTACCGCTACGGCCCTGGGACCCAGTATGCGGATGTGTACTGGCCTGCCTTCGTCGCCTGGATACTGGCATCGATCATCGGCTACTACGCCCAGGTGGGAATCCCCTCTCTCACCAGCCTATTACTTGGAGCCGCGTTCTACCTGGGCATACATTACGCTGCCAGCGCGCTCAGGATCAGCGGTTCCACTGGAACCACGACGGAGGACGAGACGGGCTTCTGAGCCAGGCTAAACTCTTTGAAGGGAGGTCTTATCTTGCCTTCACGCCTAGATCTGGAACTCAGCACCGCCGCCCACAAGCTCATCCGGGATCAGATCAAAGTGAGCCCTGGAGAGAGCGTCCTGATCACCACTGATTCCATCAGCGACTTCCGGGTGGCGGAGGAGATCGCCAAGGCTGCGGAAAGCGCGGGGGGTAAGGTCATGCTGGCATGGCACTCGACCCCGGAGGGCTATGGCCAGGTGACCGAGGCCTACCTACCGGAACCGTTAATAACATGTATTCCCAACACGGATGTGTGGATCGAGCTGAACAGCCAGTGGCTCCTCTACTCCACCCCCTGGAACAAGGCGGTGACCAATGGCAGAACCCGCCAGGTCATGCTGGGCGGCCTGTCCGTGGACCAGCTGGTACGGTGTATAGGCAAGATTGACATTCGGGCCCAGAAGGAATTCCAGGACAAGGTCGTGGCGCTCACCAGGGAAGCCAGGAGAATGAGACTCACAAATGACGCTGGCACTGATGTGGTTTTTGAGAACGACCCGAAAAGGCCCATCACCAACGAGATCATGTATGACACGCCGGGCGGGCACTTCCTCCTGGGACAGATCGGCTGGGCCCCCTTGGAGTCCACCATCAACGGACGGATCGCCTTCGACGGGGCCATATCCGGCGGTGGGGAGGCGGAGCTGGGGGTGCTTGACGAGGTCATAACATACGTGGTGGAAGAGGGAACCATCAGGGACATTCGTGGTGGAGCCAAGGCAAACCTCATCAAGAGATGGTTTGAGAAGCTGGCCGATCCCAACATGTATATTGCGGCCCATGTGTGTTATGGTTTTAACCCCGGGGCTAGGCTGGAGGGAACCACCACCGAGGATGAGAGGGTCTGGGGCAGCACGGAGTGGGGCTTCGGGTACCAGGGCCCCATGTACTCCGGGGGTGCTGCCCGGGAGGCCATAAGCCACATTGACGGTGTCTGTCTTGACTGCTCCGTCTGGCTTGATGAAAGGCAACTCTTGGACCGGGGACGGGTTGTGTGGCCCGAGGTCGCGGAGCTTGCCAGGCGACTTGGGAGAGGATGAGAACGGGTGGGAGGCGTGAACGTGCCCCGTTGTTTCGGGCTTGAGATGGCTCGCTGCGGTTGGACCATAGCAGAGCACCTGGCCTGTGTGAAGCGGGGAGAGAACCTGCTCATAACTGTGGACTCGGCGGGTGACTTCCAGGTTGCCGAGGAGGTGGCAAAGGCCGCTGAGAGCCTGGGCGCCAAGGTGTGCCTGGCGTGGCACTCGACTCCTGGTGGGTTCGGCAAGGTGGCGGATAACGGCCTGCCCAGTGCCGTGAAGGGTGCTATCCGGGATACTGACGTGTGGGTAGAGCTGAATGACCAGTGGCTGATGTTCTCAACCTCATGGGAATGGGCCATGGGAAACGGGCGCACAAGGTACCTTTTCATGGGGGGTCTCAGGACTGACCAGGTGGTTCGCTGCCTGTCTCGCTTGGATGTCCCTCTGCAGAGGGGTTTCCAGGACGCGCTGGTAAAGAGGATCCGCGGGGCGAAGACCATGCGATTTACCACCCCTCGAGGGACGGATGTCACGTTCAGGAATGATCCATACAGGCCTGTCGCCAACGAGGTATCGGCAGACACTCCCGGCCCGCATTACCTCATTGGTCAGATAGGCTGGGCCCCCGAGGAGTCCAGCATCAATGGCAAGGTAGTGTTGGACTGTTCGTTCTACGGAGGGGGCGAGGCTGACCTGGGGTTACTGAAGGAGCCTGTCGAGCTCGTCATTGACAAGGGGAACATTACCAAGGTTCGCGGAGGCGAGGAGGCAGGGTTCATCACAGAATGGCTGAGGAGCTTCGGGGATGGCGGGATGTACACCGTTGCCCACGTCTCCTTCGGCTTCCTGCCCCATGCGAAGCCCAGCGGGGTCTGTACCGAAGACGAGCGCACGTGGGGAATAAACATGTGGGGTTTTGGCTACCAGGGGCCCATGTATTCGGGAGGGGAACCTAGGGTTGCCGCAACCCACGCCGACGGTATAGGCTTGGATACCTCAGTCTGGATGGACGGGGAAATGATAATGCGAGAGGGCGTCATGGTAGATCCCGAGCTGGCCGAGATGGAGAGGCGCCTGCGCTGAATGACAAAGATTGCCTTGGGAGGCCCGGCTTCGCAGGGCCTCCCTTCAAGGATCGCGTTCCTGAACCGTCTAGAGGCCGCCGGCAAAGCAGGGCGGCCAATCGGCCTCTTCAAGTTCCAGCGCAACACACAAGCTCAAGCAGGTGATCGAGGGGATCAGGAAAACTCAACCCCGTCGAGATCGCTATCCGCTACTCTGATACCTGCTGAGTGGCATTTCCTCTGACCTGGTGGACTGGGCAAACAGTCTTAAGATCCCGGTAGGCCTCGCTCCGGAGGCATGGATTTCTCCGCGCCCGAGGAGGTCCTTGCCCGCAAAACCGAGAAGGCCAGGGATGAGATGGCAAGAGCCCCAAAGAACGGGCTTCATCCCAGAAACCGCGCCTTCGGTGCAATTGGGCCTGGGAGGCGTTGATTGAGGCGTTCCTGCGATCACGCCCGGTGGCACGGGTGGCGGTCTACCCATTGGGCTATCTCTAGATGGGGGTATGATGTGAGGAGCCCCCAGCCTCGCGGCATGGCGCCCCGGCCATGCAAGGAAATGGACGATTGTGGCCTCCCTCCGTTCTGAAGCCATTGACACCGGGATCCATCTGGTCTAGGCCTCGTAATGGCGGCCTTCTCCCATGGAGCCCCCTGGTGATGGCGCTACCCGCATTCTCTTACTGCAGGCGGGGGGGCCCCCCCGCCCCTTAGGCGTTTCAGGTTCCCCGCTGCCTTGACCCGTATGCGTGTGGCATTTCCAGGCAGATAGGCCAAGGGCACGTCATCCACCTCTACTATCTCCACGGTGCCAGGATCGGCCCCCGCTTTGACTGCCTCGTCTATCGCCATCCCCTTAGCCTGCTCCAGGGTCTCCTCGCGGCTCAGCTTCTCAAGGGAGAAGACCCGCTCGATCTGGCCGCTCACCTGGGCTATGGCTGCTCCAATGGCGTTAGCCACCTCGAAGTGGTCCGGCCGTATGACATCTGAGGCGCCCTCAAGCTTATCCGGCACGAGAATGCTGCCGCCGCCCACCACCACAACAGGCACGTCGCCCGCGCTGGTCTTCATCCGGTCTATGACATCCTCCACCATGACGACCATGCGCCGGTGAGCCTCCCGGACGAACTGTCTTTCAAATCCCCCCAGGAGCCCCGGATCGCCCAGGGAAAAGAGGCCAAGGGACACGGCGATGTCGGTGGACGTGAGGCTCTTGCCCCCGAAGACGATGGCCTCCTGCTCCAGGCGGTAGCCCACGCTGTCAGGCCCAATGGTGACGCCTCCCTCACCGCGCCTCACTATGCTGCCGCCACCCAGGCCCATGGAGATGAGGTCCGGCATGCGGAAGTTGGTGCGCACGCCTCCTATCTCAACGGCAACGGAGGATTCCCTCGGGAACATGTTAGACAGCACGCCCACATCGGTGGTGGTGCCGCCCACATCAACCACCAGGGCGTCCCTGAGACCCGAGAGGAAGGCGGCCCCCCGTATACTGTTGGTAGGCCCCGAGGCGATGGTGAGGATGGGGTAGCGCACGGCGTAGTCAACGGACATGAGTGTGCCGTCATTTTGGCCAAAATAGGCTTTGGCTTCAATCCTGCGTTCTTTGAGGGCATCGCTGAAGGCCCCGGCAACGTTCTTGGCCAGGTTGACCACAGCTGCGTTCAACACGGTGGCGTTTTCCCTCTCCAGAAGCCCGATACTGGCTATCTCATGGGAGAGCGACACGGGGACATGGCCCATCTGCTCCCTGACTATCTCGGCGGCCCTCAGCTCGTCCTCCGGGTTCACGGGAGAGAATACGGAACAGATGGCCACAGCATCCACCTTCCCCGCGAGGTCATGCGCGGTCTGGCTGATGGCCGCCTCAGCCAGGGGCGCGATCCTCCGCCCGTCATACTCGTGCCCGCCGTCGAATACGTAGCACAGGCCGCCCATGGCCTGCTTGAGATCCTCAGGCCATCCCGCCAGGGGCTTTATGGCTAGCGTAGCAGGGGCGCCGATCCTCATCACCGCTACCTTGGAGAGCCTCTTCCTCTCGACAATGGCGTTGGTGCAGTGGGTTGTGCCAAGCATGGCGTAGTGTATCAGTGAACTGTCCACCCGAGACTCATCCAGCACCTTGCTGAGCACCCCTACGATCCCCTTTGTGATGTCGCTGGTGGTAGGTGTCTTAGCCTTGGCCACAGGGCGATTCTCATCGTCCAGGATGACCGCGTCAGTATTGGTGCCCCCCACGTCGATGCCCAGACGGTAAGCCATGACCCTCACCTCCCTCCCCTTCCAGATGCCTTCATGCGCTCTTCCAGGGGTACGTAGTCGATATCATAGCCGAAATAGCGCGGGCCTACCGTCTCGAGGCCCTTAGGGGTCCTCCACCGGCTGTCGCAGGGCATTCCTATGATGACTGTCCGGTAGCCGTAGCGGAGGCCCTCTGTGGTTATGGGCCTTGCGGTCTCCGCGTCCAGCACGGTGATCAGGTCTGGCACGGAGGCTATTGTCTCGCCATCCTCCACCGCGATGAGGTTTTCGTTCTGGAACTGCAGCCTGAGGCTCTTTCCCTTGTAGGTGCCTGTGCCCTCAAACGTGGCGTCCCCCCTGGCGAAGCCACCGACTGTCCGCCGGGCCACGTCGACGACCTTGCCCCTGAAGAGCTCGCACCCGCGGGTGATCTCAAGAAGCGCCTGTACCGGGTCCTTCTTGGCCTTCGCGGACTCCCTGATGACCTTGCCTATGTTCTGGGCCAGGGTGACTATGCCCTTGATGCCGCCCTTCTTGACATCCTTGCCAAGCAGTGGATAGATGGCTATCATGACGGACCCGCCCAGCACTACGGTGGCGTTCCGCGCCAGGGCCTCCGTCCAGAGGTTGCTTACGGTCTTGAGAAGGAGGAGGTTCCCCTTCTCGTCCGTCATCACCATGGGGGTGGCCCTGAGCCCCAGCAGGTGGAACGTGACCATCTGCAACTCGGGGAAGGCCCTTCCCATGCCATCCGCGTCTATCACGGGGATACCCAGGCGTGCTGCGGATGCCAGCGGGATCATTGAGTTCACGCCCCCAGCCTCTATGGGCATGGTCGCCACGACGTCCAGGCCCAGGTTGCTTTGCAGGGCCTCGAAGGCCGCGGGGAACTCGGCCCCGTTGGGTACCTTTTCCACCAGCACAGTAGGAGCGCCCATCATGGCCAGCGGCATCACGGCGGCATCATCCGGGACGTCGTCGGCCTCGATGAGGCGGACCGGCCCGCACTCCTCTATGGCTTGCAGGGCCATGAGCTTGCCTATATGCGGGTCGCCGCCGCCGCCTGTTCCCAGCACTGCGGCGCCTACGGCGATGTCTTCCACGTCTTCGGTGTCTAGCAGGCGCAAAATGTCACCCTCCTTCCCATCTGGCCGGAGCCGTGGGGGCTCCGGATGGACCCGGGGAAAGCGGAGGAGGCGCGGGGATGCTATTCGCGTGCCTCCCTGTTCTCCCGGAGCCTTGAGGCAAGCCCCTTGACAAGAGCGTCAATGCCCTCGATGAAGGCTGCCTCATCCTCCATGACCTTGAACTTGAACCGGTCTATTTGGTCGCGCACCTCGTGGAAGTACGGGTCGTCAAGGTCCAGTTCCTCAAGGGCGTCGATGAGTCTCGTCATGGCGTCCAAGAGCCGGAAAGGACCATACACCCGCGGTTCGCCGAAAAGCCCCCTTGCACTCGATGCCATGAAGCAAAGAAGCATGTGGATTCTCCTCACAGCCTCGTCGTGTTTCACGACCCTGCGCCCCTTTCACCTGGTGTTTCACGCCGGCCCCAGGCCCCGTGGTGTGTTACCTCCTCCAAGGGGCGCCGGGAGGGTCTCGGGGTTTCAGCTTCGGGGTAGCCTGCGGCCACCAGCAGCGTTGGCACCACCCATCCAGGGCACCCGAGGAGTTCTTGCACGGCGGCGGGGTGAAAGGACAGGATGGCACAGGCGCCCAGGCCGAGGCCGTGCGCGGCAAGGAGGAGGTTCTGAGTGGCCATGGCCACATCCAGGGTTGCTATGTGGAGTCCTCCCGGGCCAGACCTTTCCTCCGCTCGCCGGCGATCCACGCAGCAGGCCACAACGAGGCGGGGCCTTCCGAACATGCCTGGCGAGACGCTCTTCAACTCCTCGATCTGCCCAGGATCACTGGTGACGACGAACTGCCAGGGCTGGATGTTGCCCCCGCTGGGAGCCCACGTGGCGGCCTCCAGGAGCCTCCCGGCGACCTCCGGGGGAATGGGGTCCGGCGCGTACCTCCTGACGCTGCGTCTTGAGAGTATCGCCTCGAACAGTTCCATGGAAAAGCCTCCCCTCGTTTCACGCGCGTTTCTTCTGGGGTGGGTCCATGTAGGTGAGCTTGCTGTGAGAGGTGTTCATCGCCAGCATCCCCTGCAGATGCGCCATCGACGCGCCCACGGGATCCACCACTGGTACGAAATGCCCGAACCTTGCCTCCAGGGCTCTCTGGAGGGAACCCGCAACGCCCATCATCCCTGTGCAGCCCAGAACCAGGACGTGC is part of the Bacillota bacterium genome and encodes:
- a CDS encoding leucyl aminopeptidase, which codes for MPRCFGLEMARCGWTIAEHLACVKRGENLLITVDSAGDFQVAEEVAKAAESLGAKVCLAWHSTPGGFGKVADNGLPSAVKGAIRDTDVWVELNDQWLMFSTSWEWAMGNGRTRYLFMGGLRTDQVVRCLSRLDVPLQRGFQDALVKRIRGAKTMRFTTPRGTDVTFRNDPYRPVANEVSADTPGPHYLIGQIGWAPEESSINGKVVLDCSFYGGGEADLGLLKEPVELVIDKGNITKVRGGEEAGFITEWLRSFGDGGMYTVAHVSFGFLPHAKPSGVCTEDERTWGINMWGFGYQGPMYSGGEPRVAATHADGIGLDTSVWMDGEMIMREGVMVDPELAEMERRLR
- a CDS encoding hydantoinase/oxoprolinase family protein, which gives rise to MAYRLGIDVGGTNTDAVILDDENRPVAKAKTPTTSDITKGIVGVLSKVLDESRVDSSLIHYAMLGTTHCTNAIVERKRLSKVAVMRIGAPATLAIKPLAGWPEDLKQAMGGLCYVFDGGHEYDGRRIAPLAEAAISQTAHDLAGKVDAVAICSVFSPVNPEDELRAAEIVREQMGHVPVSLSHEIASIGLLERENATVLNAAVVNLAKNVAGAFSDALKERRIEAKAYFGQNDGTLMSVDYAVRYPILTIASGPTNSIRGAAFLSGLRDALVVDVGGTTTDVGVLSNMFPRESSVAVEIGGVRTNFRMPDLISMGLGGGSIVRRGEGGVTIGPDSVGYRLEQEAIVFGGKSLTSTDIAVSLGLFSLGDPGLLGGFERQFVREAHRRMVVMVEDVIDRMKTSAGDVPVVVVGGGSILVPDKLEGASDVIRPDHFEVANAIGAAIAQVSGQIERVFSLEKLSREETLEQAKGMAIDEAVKAGADPGTVEIVEVDDVPLAYLPGNATRIRVKAAGNLKRLRGGGAPPPAVRECG
- a CDS encoding leucyl aminopeptidase; its protein translation is MPVRQDLELASAAYKIVREMVKVKPGESVLVTIDSVNDWRVAEETAKAAEAVGAKVMVAWHSTPDGYGKVADPRLPEGLKAAIPATDAWIEFNNQWLLYSSPWEIAMANGRTRNLFLGGLDVDRVVRCIGKVEMRAQTAFQNRIVEMTRSAKSMRITNPAGTDIRFQNDGNRPITNELTAETPGPHFLIGQIGWAPVEPTINGQIVFDGSFSGGGEADLGILANPITLLVEEGRIVEINGKDEAKTLRAWLDRLNDPRMLNIAHVCYGFNPGAKLTGLCTEDERVWGSTEWGLGYQGPMFEGGFGEAASHADGICLNSSVWLDGGIIMDEGKLVHPELAELAKACGR
- a CDS encoding DUF3221 domain-containing protein; translation: MKILAIMVFVLSLAASGCTLAEVPPSPAYIEGLVHSVEGDRFLVVEGLEDPGIPYDEWSKKGLNAAWLTVTGETVIVDEKGSQLETGAICRGGPVRVWVTGPVKESYPVQADAERVLTLAPAGPAG
- a CDS encoding cytosine permease — its product is MATQELKSQMVDIHGDHAVTPVTPGERRSTLDVALVAAGFCICMSGLFTGAAMAAGLDVRQAVFATIIGNLILAVYGGLVGAAGAREGVGTAMLSRHSFGRKGSMVIGAVLAITMLGWYSVQVGFFGMTINAMFSNGGFITAPKVAALWGGILMMITAYYGYKGLSALSKLAIPAILVTAIIGIIAAVRASGGWSPLFAFIPPSPMSLSAGVVLAVGSFAAGASAQADITRYAKSSSAAWIATICGFVVANTFVIVAGTITSLATGSGDLPSAMLALGLGFPALVVLIAGQWTTNDNNLYTSSLGLSNIFKAKKSRIVLLCGTIATLIGVAGLADYFVSWLILLGVTIPPMAGIIIVDYWVVKKGAYRYGPGTQYADVYWPAFVAWILASIIGYYAQVGIPSLTSLLLGAAFYLGIHYAASALRISGSTGTTTEDETGF
- a CDS encoding aminopeptidase, with protein sequence MEKDLLETARTVVTTCLDVRPGEHVMVITDSKTEDIGQSLWLSVQEITDKAVLCHIMPGRIHGEEPPAHIGAALEASGVAIMATSKSLSHTEARKRACSKGARIVSLPGILKDSFLRISGVDYLAMAEFTARVGSILDAGHTARIIGEQGEVLSMGIGGRRSVLDTGIYHGPGDFGNLPAGEAYLAPVEGSANGIITVDGSIAGVGLLETPVQLEVRDGMVKSIQGGEAAARLEELLGPVGQLGKNLAELGVGTNSAAMLTGLALEDEKVAGTIHVALGANATFGGRIQVPIHLDLVVRRPTLLIDEKPLLDRGRLME
- a CDS encoding leucyl aminopeptidase, which produces MPSRLDLELSTAAHKLIRDQIKVSPGESVLITTDSISDFRVAEEIAKAAESAGGKVMLAWHSTPEGYGQVTEAYLPEPLITCIPNTDVWIELNSQWLLYSTPWNKAVTNGRTRQVMLGGLSVDQLVRCIGKIDIRAQKEFQDKVVALTREARRMRLTNDAGTDVVFENDPKRPITNEIMYDTPGGHFLLGQIGWAPLESTINGRIAFDGAISGGGEAELGVLDEVITYVVEEGTIRDIRGGAKANLIKRWFEKLADPNMYIAAHVCYGFNPGARLEGTTTEDERVWGSTEWGFGYQGPMYSGGAAREAISHIDGVCLDCSVWLDERQLLDRGRVVWPEVAELARRLGRG
- a CDS encoding PucR family transcriptional regulator ligand-binding domain-containing protein, producing MGITVNEALEIGGLRKGEVIAGRDGLDNVIQHVSVIEVPDAFRWFRGYELWLTAFFNLKDNIQAQVQMIEEIWKRKSAGLVICYPDTYMRGISTDLVDKADSLKIPVILVPEDVAYIDVISPLLEEILARETKKIRYAFSVHERLTNIVFDRGKAGNMKKVARELSLILDKPVVLTDHRNNVVTSHSRNPKGAALGDPSSILDLLAMHEQDLQNGRTLYIENSLRLMLRPIVFGHRFYGTVVVLDVDGVGKLEEIAIDQARIAFAAGLMNRIAMEESENQRRTDFLNDLLRGRFKTDESLLVTAQQFSWDMQGKRIALYANLDTSAKARPQIGDLARARVSETVWQDNPSNICVFGNTSISVFLEGHEPYRQIKDRAKVLGKALVSVIRVHEGVDAVVGIGSYAGRPLDLKTSYEKARRTALISKELMGFGKAVSIDDVAFYYYLDEMAAGEEIRNYIVSQVQQLKEHDKCKGTDLYRTFEMLLNDEPVAEIASRLCIHRNTINYRKDRIKNILGIDPFQEPFKTNYRMVLSLYSLLNRY